The Hyphomicrobiales bacterium nucleotide sequence CATTTAAATCCGGGTGTTTTTTCCCAAAGCGCAATAAAAGCCTCACCACCGTCAATCAACGTACCGTCAGCTTGACGAACGTGGAAGCGTGCCATTGCTCTTGATTGATCGAGATCATCATCTGCATAGTCAACAGTAGACACATCAATAAAAGCCACATCTGTCGACTTACTATTTTTATAAATAGCAATCTCCCGTACGCAAAGCGGACAGGAACCGTCAAAATAAACAGTCGTTTGATCTGAAGTATTCATACATCAAACATAGTGCAAAAATATTCAAAGAAAAGTCTGCCCCTTAGGCAGCACTAACAATATCTTTATCGTCAAAATAGACGAACATTGAATGTGCAGGTACATCACCTATTTGCTCACTGAGCAAATCAGCAATATGACGGCGCGAAAGCGGCACGCCAACGGCAAATAACAACATATCAGAACGGTTCTTCATATCTTCGAAATAAGCCGAAGATATTCCCTCTTCCATGTGCAAAACGGTGACATCGTAATTTTGCAATAAAACATCCAAAATATCTTCAAGATGCTGTAAATTTAAGTCGTCAGAATCAAGCTCCATTGTTCCCTTAGCGATCAAGTCAACAGAAGACGCTGGATCGGAAAAAACAACCTCATTCAGTGGCACCTGCCCTGCCATAACATCGGTAATACCTGCCAAGGGTGGTTCATCATCAAAATCTACATTCGTGGTATCAACAAAAACGACTCTCTTGTCCTGCTTTCCTATTGAACGGGCAAGCTCAAGAGCCATATCTGCACAGCTAAACTCATTGAAAACTGGCAAAACCACAATTTGTTCAAGCTGATAACGATCAATAGCTGAAATTGCATCCTCAAAATTATATAGATCTGTTTCTTTAGACTTGTGTGCTGTTTTCATTGTCAAATGAGTTGGTTCAACAGATGTTTCACTCTGGTCTTCACTCAAAGACATTGCTTCAGGAGTGTCAGAAGCGAGATCAACTTTATTGCTATGCTTTAACCGGCTAGCTATCCTCTCAGAAGAACTCATTTCAGGCGCACTGTGGGTTTCTTGAGCAATTGGAACATCAAGATCAGATTGCGTTTCAATTTGAGTCTCTGATGCAATCATTGCTGCAGGTTCATCAGCAACACCTTGAGAAGCTTGGTGGCGCGAAGCGCGCTCCGATAAGGTCGCAGCTAAAGGCGCGTTATTAGCATGATCATCATCACCATATGATTTATTATTGGCGTCTTTTTTATCAGCGTCAGCTAGTATTTCATGATCAATACGCTCTTCATCGCGATAAGGTCTATTGGTGCCAGCAGTAATACCACGACCAGACAACAATTCGCCCATCAAAACAAACAAACTTGCAAGGAACCCACCCGCAAATCCCGCAACCGCAAGAGTTGGAACAGTTTTTGGAAAATGCGTTTTAACTGGAACACTTGCTTTAGAAATTACACGAGCATTAACCGGCAAAAGGTCTGAGTTTTGACGAGCAGTAGACTCACGAAATCTATTCAAATATGTCTCGAGCAATTCACGCTGTGAGCGAGCATCACGCTCTAAAGCACGCAGCTTAATCTCTTGCTCATTGGCGCGGCCTGTAGCGACCTTCAAACGAGCGACTTCTTCCTCAAGTTCCTGTTGGCGGACTTTCGCAACCTCTGCGTCTCCTTCCAAAGCACGTGCGATCAGCAAAGCCTGACTAGCAATCTCTCTCTCAAGGTCACTTAGCTGCGAACGAGCAGCTTGCACCTGAGGGTGACTTGGTAGCAATGATGTTTGAAGGTCAACAATCCGCGCCCTCAAGGTAACTTGTTGCTCACGCAATCGCTGAATAAGCGGCGAGCCTTGAACATCAGAAGATATATCCAATGCCGCACCTGAACGAATAAGGCGGCGGATTTGATCGGATTTCGCCTCTGCTTCTGCCCGTTGCGCACTCACATCACTCATTAGAGTCAACGTCTCGCTCAACTGTTGTTTTGTAATAGTAGAATCATCATCGGCACCAATCAAATCGGCACTAGAACGAAACTCTTCAACTTCCTGCTCAGCGACTGAAACCTTCGCCCGCAGATCATCAATCTCTTTTTCCAAAAACTGCGACGCATCTTTTGCACGGTTACCACCATCGAGACGCTGTGTTTGAATATATTCGGTGGAAATAGCATTGGCTATATCAGCCGATAGAACAGGATCTTGTGTTATGACCTCAACAGAGACGACACGAGAATCCCCTACGGGATAAACAGAAAGCTTATCCGCGAGCTTCGACAGAACGCGCCTCTCGCGCGTGTCATTCAAA carries:
- a CDS encoding DUF393 domain-containing protein; translated protein: MNTSDQTTVYFDGSCPLCVREIAIYKNSKSTDVAFIDVSTVDYADDDLDQSRAMARFHVRQADGTLIDGGEAFIALWEKTPGFKWLAWLFKPPFMVKIANVGYDKFLTIRPAIQWLFGKRKHDGIK
- a CDS encoding exopolysaccharide transport family protein, with translation MSLYTENQNQDTEIDVGSLMLVLWRKKGWIIFWTLVGLVLAIAFLFVVDPVFKTDARLLIEKRETVFTRPNDEQNIAASQDFDVLTVASQVEVLQSRSILGEVAKKLKLDENPEFNSLLNGGENPISSFLSLLGLGSDSLNDTRERRVLSKLADKLSVYPVGDSRVVSVEVITQDPVLSADIANAISTEYIQTQRLDGGNRAKDASQFLEKEIDDLRAKVSVAEQEVEEFRSSADLIGADDDSTITKQQLSETLTLMSDVSAQRAEAEAKSDQIRRLIRSGAALDISSDVQGSPLIQRLREQQVTLRARIVDLQTSLLPSHPQVQAARSQLSDLEREIASQALLIARALEGDAEVAKVRQQELEEEVARLKVATGRANEQEIKLRALERDARSQRELLETYLNRFRESTARQNSDLLPVNARVISKASVPVKTHFPKTVPTLAVAGFAGGFLASLFVLMGELLSGRGITAGTNRPYRDEERIDHEILADADKKDANNKSYGDDDHANNAPLAATLSERASRHQASQGVADEPAAMIASETQIETQSDLDVPIAQETHSAPEMSSSERIASRLKHSNKVDLASDTPEAMSLSEDQSETSVEPTHLTMKTAHKSKETDLYNFEDAISAIDRYQLEQIVVLPVFNEFSCADMALELARSIGKQDKRVVFVDTTNVDFDDEPPLAGITDVMAGQVPLNEVVFSDPASSVDLIAKGTMELDSDDLNLQHLEDILDVLLQNYDVTVLHMEEGISSAYFEDMKNRSDMLLFAVGVPLSRRHIADLLSEQIGDVPAHSMFVYFDDKDIVSAA